One Actinomadura viridis genomic region harbors:
- a CDS encoding YcnI family protein, producing MPMIRHARRFAAVGSLTAVSVAGLATGAAAHVTANPSTAEQGSFTKVSFRVPNERDNAATTQVRITLPAEHPIEHLSVRQVPGWTVKVEKAKLATPVKTEGGELTEAVSTITWSGGEIEAGRFQEFDVSMGPLPSGVGRMLFKAEQTYSNDEIVKWDQDPGNGGAEPEHPAPSLTLTPKGAAPAPSGNATVPVAATSADDGTARLLGGLGLAAGVLGVGVGGFGLARSRRNA from the coding sequence ATGCCCATGATCCGGCATGCCCGCAGATTCGCGGCCGTCGGTTCACTGACCGCGGTCTCGGTGGCCGGCCTGGCCACCGGCGCCGCCGCGCACGTCACCGCCAACCCGTCCACCGCCGAGCAGGGCTCGTTCACCAAGGTGTCCTTCCGGGTGCCGAACGAGCGCGACAACGCCGCCACCACCCAGGTACGGATCACCCTGCCCGCCGAGCACCCGATCGAGCACCTCTCGGTCCGGCAGGTCCCCGGCTGGACGGTCAAGGTGGAGAAGGCGAAGCTCGCGACCCCGGTGAAGACCGAGGGCGGCGAACTGACCGAGGCCGTCTCCACCATCACCTGGTCCGGAGGCGAGATCGAGGCCGGCCGCTTCCAGGAGTTCGACGTCTCCATGGGCCCGCTGCCCAGCGGCGTCGGCCGGATGCTCTTCAAGGCCGAGCAGACCTACTCCAACGACGAGATCGTGAAGTGGGACCAGGACCCGGGGAACGGCGGCGCCGAACCGGAGCACCCCGCCCCTTCGCTTACCCTCACCCCGAAGGGCGCCGCGCCCGCCCCGTCCGGGAACGCCACCGTCCCCGTGGCGGCCACCTCCGCCGACGACGGCACGGCCCGGCTCCTGGGCGGACTGGGGCTGGCCGCCGGAGTACTCGGAGTCGGCGTCGGCGGCTTCGGCCTCGCCCGTTCAAGGAGGAACGCATGA
- a CDS encoding copper resistance CopC family protein, whose protein sequence is MRAPTRAGLAGALAAATLTLGAVPASAHTALKSSDPKDGAEIASPSEIVLTYNENVRVPRVALTGPDGNRYEAGAAKAVDTKVTQPVNGTLPNGTYTVGWRVVSVDGHPVTGTFKFTVKGSDPASTPSSPGERTAPVGDAAASPTAPASPSTAAESSESTSSGWWWIGLGALVIALVAGGVSWARRGSSET, encoded by the coding sequence ATGAGAGCACCGACCCGCGCCGGACTGGCGGGCGCCCTCGCGGCGGCGACCCTGACCTTGGGCGCCGTCCCCGCCTCGGCCCACACCGCCCTGAAGTCGTCCGACCCGAAGGACGGCGCCGAGATCGCCTCGCCCAGCGAGATCGTGCTGACCTACAACGAGAACGTCCGGGTCCCCCGGGTGGCGCTCACCGGCCCGGACGGCAACAGGTACGAGGCCGGCGCCGCGAAGGCGGTCGACACCAAGGTCACCCAGCCGGTGAACGGGACCCTGCCGAACGGCACCTACACCGTCGGATGGCGCGTCGTCTCCGTGGACGGCCACCCGGTCACGGGCACGTTCAAGTTCACCGTGAAGGGCTCGGACCCGGCCTCGACCCCGTCCTCACCCGGCGAGCGGACCGCCCCCGTGGGCGACGCCGCCGCGTCCCCGACGGCGCCCGCGTCCCCGTCCACGGCGGCCGAGAGTTCGGAGAGCACCTCGTCCGGCTGGTGGTGGATCGGCCTCGGCGCCCTGGTCATCGCGCTCGTGGCCGGCGGCGTCTCCTGGGCCCGCCGCGGCTCCAGCGAGACCTGA
- a CDS encoding ATP-binding protein, producing the protein MGVEAGISGEMDIAFLAARTAPGWARSLIELRLTDWGMGRIAADVCLVAGELIANAVESTPDAEIRIRFTREPMAVLLAVWDSSDAMPAVTPVRELTLEELGADPRALDPGHDDGTGGWGLPIVQALSAACGVRVTEPRGKWVWARIAC; encoded by the coding sequence ATGGGTGTCGAGGCTGGTATTTCCGGCGAAATGGACATCGCATTTCTGGCGGCGCGGACGGCGCCGGGGTGGGCGCGATCCTTGATCGAATTGCGCCTGACCGACTGGGGGATGGGGCGTATCGCCGCCGATGTCTGCCTGGTCGCCGGCGAATTGATCGCCAACGCGGTGGAGAGCACGCCGGACGCGGAGATCAGGATCAGGTTCACGCGGGAACCCATGGCCGTGCTGCTGGCGGTCTGGGATTCCTCCGACGCGATGCCCGCGGTCACTCCGGTCAGGGAACTGACCTTGGAGGAACTGGGCGCCGATCCGCGCGCGCTCGATCCGGGGCACGACGACGGCACGGGCGGGTGGGGGCTGCCGATCGTTCAGGCGCTCTCGGCCGCGTGCGGGGTACGGGTGACCGAGCCGCGCGGCAAGTGGGTATGGGCGCGTATCGCCTGCTGA
- a CDS encoding helix-turn-helix domain-containing protein: MNESPDPRSSMWNWIAHHLRFLRREHGWSGDRLAQLLNCARSSISRLENGKATLAPDQAEKIDAEWKTGGIFSIMVYYATYASDPDWYKAHLELEAQASILKLYELSVVPGLLQNEEYARALFLSFGVKDVDGQVAKRMERQKRLTRPGAPMLWVLLAEPVLEWQVGGPDVLYRQLARLLEISHWPNASIRVVPKTAGAHPGLPGAFKIMKVGRSDLVYTEAVGGGRLARGTSEVETFLNRFDHIGAKALPEDATRRLIEKTMEAIRNDPVA, from the coding sequence ATGAACGAATCTCCCGACCCGAGGTCGTCGATGTGGAACTGGATCGCCCACCACCTGCGGTTTCTTCGCCGCGAGCACGGGTGGTCGGGCGACCGTCTTGCGCAGCTCCTCAACTGCGCTCGCTCGAGCATTTCCAGACTCGAGAACGGGAAGGCCACGCTGGCGCCAGACCAGGCGGAAAAGATCGACGCCGAGTGGAAGACGGGCGGCATCTTCTCGATCATGGTCTACTACGCCACTTACGCCAGCGATCCCGACTGGTACAAGGCGCACCTGGAACTGGAGGCGCAGGCGTCCATACTCAAGCTCTACGAACTGAGCGTGGTGCCGGGTCTCCTTCAGAACGAGGAGTACGCCCGCGCGCTGTTCCTGTCCTTCGGAGTGAAGGACGTGGACGGCCAGGTGGCCAAGCGGATGGAGCGGCAGAAGAGGCTGACCCGACCCGGCGCGCCCATGCTGTGGGTCCTGCTCGCGGAGCCCGTGCTGGAGTGGCAGGTGGGAGGGCCTGACGTCCTCTACCGCCAACTCGCGCGGCTCCTGGAGATATCACACTGGCCCAACGCGAGCATTCGTGTCGTACCCAAGACCGCAGGCGCCCACCCCGGCCTCCCGGGTGCCTTCAAAATCATGAAGGTGGGCAGGAGCGATCTTGTCTACACAGAAGCCGTGGGCGGTGGGAGACTGGCCCGAGGAACATCGGAAGTCGAGACCTTCCTGAACCGATTCGACCACATCGGCGCCAAGGCCCTCCCCGAGGACGCCACCCGCAGGTTGATCGAGAAGACCATGGAGGCCATCCGCAATGATCCAGTGGCGTAA
- a CDS encoding DUF397 domain-containing protein, with the protein MIQWRKSSYSQGLENSDCVEVANLPELIGIRDSKAPNTGHLTLTPATFTLLLTRLKQDQPGL; encoded by the coding sequence ATGATCCAGTGGCGTAAGTCCAGCTACAGCCAGGGCTTGGAGAACAGCGACTGCGTGGAGGTCGCGAACCTACCCGAGCTGATCGGCATACGCGACAGCAAAGCCCCCAACACCGGCCACCTCACCCTTACCCCCGCCACCTTTACCCTCCTCCTCACCCGGCTCAAGCAGGACCAGCCAGGTCTCTGA
- a CDS encoding DUF397 domain-containing protein, with amino-acid sequence MAAPVWRKSSRSTEGTTGDCVELADLSGLIGVRDSKAPNTGHLTLTPATFGNLLTHLKQNGSTAPDTR; translated from the coding sequence ATGGCCGCACCGGTATGGCGCAAGAGCAGCAGGTCAACTGAGGGCACCACCGGCGACTGCGTCGAACTCGCCGACCTCTCCGGACTGATCGGCGTACGCGACAGCAAAGCCCCCAACACCGGCCACCTCACCCTCACCCCCGCCACCTTCGGCAACCTCCTCACCCACCTCAAGCAGAACGGCTCCACAGCGCCAGACACACGTTGA